A single Paenibacillus sp. FSL R5-0517 DNA region contains:
- a CDS encoding extracellular solute-binding protein, whose product MFKRFMIGIITSLLLFVTACSGTDHTGATNNTGDGNNNGTTEGGQVELRIMWWGDQKRADITNEALKIFQAKHPDIKISGEFAPSSGYFDKLNTQLASGTAPDIFFLGGNVVDYAQKDVLLNLDPYVGNELNLDGMDETMIEYGRLDGKLQHISAGANARGIVVNKALFEKAGVPLPASDWDWADYAAISKALSDKLGDGFYGTYNFTVDGMDIFLKQRGKQLYDMKNGTLGFAKEDILEWFQYWEKTSASGGVVTPELQVSNPHDDTSKSLLITGKAAMTLLPSNQLAAFQSLTEDPLVLLPVPRGPKGTGVVFESSQGLSGYANTKHPKEVAMLMDFWIHDPEAAKILGNDRGVPVTKANRTLLQEGAGPVEEIVYNYTNLVSEATKTEPFDVSYNPPGFAEFSKLAQTTNQEIGFGRKSVEQAVSDFYNGTVRIFESNQ is encoded by the coding sequence ATGTTCAAACGTTTCATGATCGGTATAATCACTTCACTTTTGTTATTCGTAACAGCTTGCTCTGGAACAGACCATACAGGTGCTACTAATAATACAGGCGATGGTAATAACAATGGAACTACCGAGGGCGGACAGGTCGAACTTCGCATCATGTGGTGGGGTGACCAGAAACGGGCAGATATTACGAATGAAGCCCTGAAGATCTTTCAGGCAAAACATCCGGATATTAAAATTTCAGGTGAATTTGCACCCTCCTCTGGATATTTCGACAAGCTAAATACCCAGTTGGCATCAGGCACAGCACCGGATATCTTTTTCCTCGGTGGAAATGTCGTTGATTATGCCCAAAAAGATGTCCTGCTTAACCTGGACCCCTATGTTGGCAACGAACTGAATCTCGATGGTATGGATGAAACGATGATCGAATACGGACGTCTCGACGGGAAGTTGCAACATATCTCTGCCGGTGCGAACGCACGGGGAATTGTTGTTAACAAGGCACTCTTTGAGAAAGCCGGAGTGCCTTTGCCAGCTTCGGATTGGGACTGGGCGGACTACGCCGCCATCAGCAAGGCGTTATCCGACAAACTCGGGGACGGCTTCTATGGAACCTATAATTTCACCGTCGACGGGATGGATATTTTTCTTAAACAAAGGGGTAAACAACTGTATGACATGAAAAACGGTACACTCGGATTCGCCAAGGAAGACATTCTAGAATGGTTCCAATATTGGGAGAAGACTTCGGCATCCGGCGGTGTAGTCACACCGGAATTGCAGGTATCCAACCCGCATGATGATACCAGTAAATCCCTGTTGATCACAGGCAAAGCAGCCATGACTCTCCTACCATCCAACCAGCTCGCTGCATTCCAGAGCTTGACGGAAGATCCTTTGGTTCTTCTCCCTGTACCACGAGGTCCTAAGGGAACGGGTGTTGTATTTGAATCCAGTCAGGGATTATCAGGTTACGCGAATACCAAACATCCGAAGGAAGTGGCAATGTTAATGGACTTCTGGATTCATGATCCGGAAGCAGCCAAAATCCTCGGTAATGACCGCGGCGTGCCTGTTACGAAAGCCAATCGTACTCTTCTTCAGGAAGGTGCAGGCCCTGTGGAGGAGATTGTCTATAACTATACAAATCTTGTCTCTGAAGCTACGAAGACTGAACCTTTTGACGTAAGCTACAACCCGCCGGGATTTGCAGAATTCTCCAAATTAGCTCAGACGACGAATCAGGAGATCGGATTTGGACGAAAAAGTGTGGAACAGGCTGTCTCCGACTTCTATAACGGGACCGTTCGCATCTTTGAGTCGAATCAATAA
- a CDS encoding sugar ABC transporter permease: MKKQTKPLYGQQNTTAYLFLLPWLIGLFCLTLGPMIASLYLSMTKFNLLSSPTWTGLSNYVHIFTEDDTFRRSLGLTFYYVFLSVPLRLAFALMVAMALNKGIRALGIYRTVYYIPSLLGGSVAIAIVWRQLFEGNGLVNQFLSWFGISGPSWIAHPDYVVYTIITLSVWQFGSAMVIFLAGLKQIPADLYEASDVDGAGKIRQFFGITLPMLSPVIFFNLIMSMINSFQAFTPAYVIGDGRGGPLDATMFYTLYLYLKGFSFFDMGYASALAWIMLVIIGVFTAIVFVTSRFWVFYGDNQEGR, translated from the coding sequence ATGAAAAAACAGACCAAGCCCTTATACGGTCAGCAGAATACCACAGCCTACTTGTTTCTTCTGCCCTGGCTGATCGGACTCTTCTGTCTGACACTGGGACCGATGATTGCGTCCCTATACTTATCCATGACCAAATTCAATCTGCTGTCATCACCAACTTGGACTGGACTTAGCAACTATGTTCACATCTTTACCGAGGACGATACCTTTCGCAGGTCCCTCGGGCTGACATTTTATTATGTCTTTTTATCCGTTCCTCTAAGGCTTGCCTTTGCTCTAATGGTGGCAATGGCGCTGAACAAAGGAATTCGAGCCCTCGGCATCTACCGGACCGTATATTACATCCCTTCCCTCTTGGGCGGTAGCGTCGCAATCGCAATCGTCTGGCGTCAACTTTTTGAGGGGAACGGACTGGTCAACCAGTTTCTAAGCTGGTTTGGCATCTCTGGTCCGTCCTGGATTGCGCATCCGGATTATGTGGTTTATACCATCATCACGCTATCTGTGTGGCAATTTGGGTCTGCCATGGTCATCTTTCTTGCGGGTCTGAAACAGATCCCGGCAGACTTGTATGAAGCTTCCGATGTCGATGGAGCGGGAAAGATACGTCAATTTTTCGGAATCACCCTGCCCATGCTCTCCCCCGTTATCTTTTTTAACCTGATCATGAGCATGATCAATTCATTCCAGGCGTTTACACCCGCTTACGTGATCGGAGATGGCCGCGGGGGGCCACTCGACGCAACAATGTTCTATACCTTGTACTTGTATCTGAAAGGTTTCTCGTTCTTTGATATGGGTTATGCTTCGGCTCTGGCTTGGATCATGTTGGTCATTATCGGCGTATTCACCGCAATCGTCTTTGTTACATCCCGATTTTGGGTGTTCTACGGGGATAATCAGGAAGGGAGGTAA
- a CDS encoding carbohydrate ABC transporter permease — MPIKRQLVQAGRHAAIILFGLLMLYPVLWLILSSFKPNHLIFTSGSLLPTSFTLEHYINGWKGLQGISFGRFFGNSVLISVMSVLGNVISCSLAAFAFSRLKFRFKGLWFSMMLITIMLPYHVTLVPQYILYNELQWINTYFPLILPKWLAQDSFFILLMVQFIRGIPRELDESATIDGCGQSQIFFRIVVPLLIPALITTAIFTFLWSWDDFFSQMIYLSKIDLFTVQLGIRSLFDPSGQSDWGALLAMSTLSLLPVTIIFLLFQRYFLEGIATTGLK; from the coding sequence ATGCCAATCAAACGACAACTGGTTCAGGCCGGGAGGCATGCCGCCATTATACTTTTCGGTCTCCTGATGTTATATCCTGTACTATGGTTAATTCTCAGTTCGTTTAAACCGAACCATCTCATTTTCACCAGTGGCAGTCTTTTGCCAACCAGCTTCACGCTGGAGCACTATATTAATGGCTGGAAAGGTCTGCAGGGCATCTCCTTTGGCCGTTTCTTCGGCAACTCCGTGCTGATCTCGGTCATGAGTGTGCTGGGTAATGTGATCTCCTGTTCCCTTGCAGCCTTTGCTTTCTCCAGATTGAAGTTCAGATTCAAAGGCCTGTGGTTCAGCATGATGTTGATCACAATTATGTTGCCTTACCATGTTACTCTGGTGCCCCAGTACATTCTCTATAATGAGCTTCAATGGATTAATACGTATTTCCCGCTGATTCTGCCCAAGTGGCTCGCGCAGGATTCCTTCTTCATCTTGCTCATGGTCCAATTCATACGCGGTATACCGCGGGAATTGGACGAGAGTGCAACCATTGACGGTTGCGGGCAATCACAGATCTTTTTCAGAATCGTAGTGCCTCTGCTCATTCCGGCACTGATTACAACAGCGATCTTCACCTTCCTGTGGAGCTGGGATGACTTTTTCAGCCAGATGATCTATCTGAGCAAAATTGATCTGTTCACCGTGCAACTGGGCATCCGGTCTCTCTTTGACCCCTCAGGACAATCCGATTGGGGAGCTTTGCTCGCCATGTCTACCCTGTCACTGCTTCCCGTGACCATCATCTTTTTACTGTTTCAGCGATATTTCCTTGAAGGCATTGCGACAACAGGTCTGAAGTAA